One window from the genome of Fulvivirga lutea encodes:
- a CDS encoding SprT-like domain-containing protein — translation MMNKYQIALSKFIPEPAVNYCYELWVNYDFKLSIKKKRQSKLGDYKYDPRTKKHYITVNNDLNPYSFLITYIHEVAHLVTFKTHGRKVSPHGAEWKNEFKRLMLPLLNTSIFPDDVLRSLANYLKNPKASSCNDHALTKMLSKYDQTNGVFLDEIPQGEVFKLGKRKFKKESLRRTRFVCVEIPSGRKYLISKSALVEAA, via the coding sequence ATGATGAATAAGTATCAGATAGCTCTTAGTAAATTCATTCCTGAACCTGCCGTTAATTATTGTTATGAATTGTGGGTGAATTATGATTTTAAGCTTTCAATCAAAAAAAAGAGGCAATCTAAACTGGGGGATTATAAATACGACCCCAGAACCAAAAAGCACTACATCACCGTAAATAACGACCTAAACCCTTACTCTTTTTTAATAACTTATATTCATGAAGTAGCGCATTTAGTTACTTTCAAAACTCATGGAAGAAAAGTGAGCCCGCATGGAGCTGAGTGGAAAAATGAGTTTAAAAGACTAATGCTGCCCTTGCTCAACACAAGTATATTTCCTGATGACGTTTTAAGGTCTCTGGCCAACTATCTCAAAAACCCAAAAGCTTCTAGTTGTAATGATCATGCATTAACAAAAATGCTTTCTAAGTATGATCAAACAAATGGTGTGTTTCTTGACGAAATTCCTCAAGGGGAGGTCTTTAAACTCGGTAAAAGAAAATTCAAGAAAGAATCATTGAGAAGAACACGCTTTGTTTGCGTTGAAATACCATCGGGTAGAAAATACTTGATTTCTAAATCCGCATTGGTAGAAGCCGCCTAG